The region CTCCACTACTGAAGGTACTTACTAAAAAAACTATAAAACCTGACAGGGCTGAAATAAAAGAAAACCCAAGGGCAAGGAGTGCAAAACTTAGAATAGCAGAGAAAAGGTAATTGGGGGGTTCTATGGAAAGGATGTATGCTTCAGTAAAAAAAGAAGTAAGAAACAGAAGTTTCCCCTCTGTTTTACTGGTGATCCTCTGTTTTATTATCTTCATCCTTGTCTCTTTCTTCCTGAGGGGTTCGTATAATGAACTTAGAGAGGAATTAATTGGAAGATTAAAGAATGAGAAAGAAATCATAGATACCAATAACAGGTTAAAAATGGAGCTTTCTGGTATTACGCAGGCAAGGTATCTTGAGTTTAAAGCAAAAGAGAGGCTGGGGCTGAAAAAACCAAAAGAAGAAGAGGTCCTGGTATTAAGATGAATAAAAGGGCTAATAGAAGGGCCTTTTTCATCTGTACAGCAATATGCTTGATGTATGTGTCCCTGGCTCTCCGACTTCCAGAGAAATTAAATGTTAAAAGGATCTCAGATGACCAGAGAGTAACACCGAATAGCATGAATCTATCTATACCCAAATCCACACCACCTGTTAACCAGACCACACCTGATGTTACGAAAGATGAATCCTTCATTGAACCATCCTTCTTTATATCTATTCCTATAGTGTGCTCTGCAATAAAAGAGGGGCTGATAGAAAAGGATGGTTTAATTTTCATAAAGAAAGATAGTAACAATGATATAAGCTGTAAAAAACCCATCGACATACTCAAGGACAGGGACGAAGAAGGCTTAAAAAGCATTTCAAAAATAATAGGAAAAAAATACTCGCTCGATTTCCTGAAAAAAGAAGGTATTACTCACAAAAAAGAATCAGACATGGATGAAACTATACTTGGTAAGGGTTTTGTCTTAGAAAAACAAAAATTACTATCCCTCTACAATACTTATGTCCCTGAGGAATACAGCAGACTTTTTCCATTTATTGTGAGTGGGATTGGGATAGTCAGGGGCAAAAATAGCTTTGAATTCATAAATGCCAAAGATAATGCAAAAGGAAATCATGTGAGAGAAGACTCAGAGTGGTTAATGCCCAACCTATTAAATCTTCCCATGAAGTCGGCAATCGAAAAACTTACAACCCATACATCAAAGGTAAAGGTATACGGAAGTGGTAATGTAACTGAACAACACCCTAAACCCTTTGAAAGAATAAAAGGCGAGACAGAATGCGTTATATACGGGAGAACATATAAACCTTGAAGCTTGTTGATCTGATAAGCGGAATGAAAATTATTCATATAAAGGGCGATACAAATATTGAAATCAGGGGAATCACAAAGGATTCGAGAGAAGTAAAGGAAGGATTCATATTTTTCGCCACCAATAAGAGCAGTGCATACATTGAAGATGCAAAAAAAAGGGGGGCAAAGGTTATCGTTTCTGACAGGGAGTTAGATGGTGTATTTCCTTGCTCAATCATC is a window of Pseudomonadota bacterium DNA encoding:
- a CDS encoding cell division protein FtsL, with the translated sequence MERMYASVKKEVRNRSFPSVLLVILCFIIFILVSFFLRGSYNELREELIGRLKNEKEIIDTNNRLKMELSGITQARYLEFKAKERLGLKKPKEEEVLVLR